One segment of Panicum virgatum strain AP13 chromosome 1K, P.virgatum_v5, whole genome shotgun sequence DNA contains the following:
- the LOC120646669 gene encoding uncharacterized protein LOC120646669 isoform X2, producing MGKEQCKVYGSKTYVLKFDMHCQCNGCIKKINDGVKEISLSEEVERADLLIETGEVTVSGRMDPEKLCSLLHGVTKKYVEIVTQSTLSEGHTASSQENKNVYGQAPPAFPVTPSAPPLPEEAWSSGTVPSDRCWYRWSAPSSSYGVWTASDIAATLAMYEL from the exons ATGGGAAAG GAACAGTGCAAGGTTTATGGTTCGAAGACTTATGTTTTGAAGTTTGATATGCACTGCCAATGCAATGGTTGTATCAAGAAGATCAATGATGGGGTGAAGGAAATTAGCCTTTCAGAAG AGGTGGAGAGGGCTGATCTTTTAATAGAGACAGGAGAGGTGACAGTTTCTGGGAGAATGGACCCGGAGAAACTCTGTTCTCTGTTGCATGGGGTGACAAAGAAGTATGTGGAAATAGTTACTCAAAGCACCCTATCTGAAGGACACACTGCATCATCTCAGGAAAACAAGAACGTATATGGTCAG GCGCCTCCTGCCTTCCCCGTAACCCCGAGCGCCCCGCCGTTGCCGGAGGAGGCATGGAGCAGCGGGACGGTGCCTTCAGATCGATGCTGGTACCGGTGGTCGGCGCCCTCGAGCTCGTACGGCGTGTGGACTGCATCGGACATCGCCGCGACGCTGGCCATGTACGAGCTCTGA
- the LOC120646632 gene encoding uncharacterized protein YtoI-like yields the protein MACINTFQSCSIARGAKINTRARGSAGKGSPTFQCRASTFVDASLRLELNENPEAIISGEWPENFSLLSYDDLRAYLQSQETVQEGDQHVALLRETMSTPVLVATAEQTLEEVECHFEVVSGLPVVDSSLRCVGVVVKNDRAKASHGPKTKIEEVMTSPAITLSSDKTVMDAAVLMLKKKIHRLPIVNQDKQVIGIVTRADVLRELEGLLKI from the exons ATGGCATGCATCAACACCTTCCAGAGTTGCTCCATTGCCAGAGGGGCAAAGATCAACACAAGAGCTAGGGGCAGTGCTGGAAAAGGATCACCAACCTTTCAGTGCAGGGCGTCAACTTTCGTTGATGCCAGCCTCCGGCTTGAGCTCAACGAGAACCCTGAGGCAATCATCTCAGGTGAGTGGCCTGAGAACTTCTCCCTTCTCAGCTACGATGATCTCCGTGCCTACCTTCAGTCACAGGAGACTGTTCAAGAAGGAGATCAG CACGTAGCTCTCTTGAGGGAGACCATGTCAACACCTGTGCTAGTGGCCACAGCAGAGCAGACGCTGGAGGAGGTTGAATGCCACTTTGAGGTCGTCTCAGGGCTTCCAGTAGTAGACAGCAGCCTAAGATGTGTTGGGGTGGTCGTCAAGAATGACCGGGCCAAAGCTTCTCATGGG CCAAAAACAAAGATTGAAGAAGTAATGACCTCTCCAGCCATCACACTATCATCAGATAAAACAGTGATGG ATGCTGCGGTTCTTATGCTCAAGAAGAAGATTCACAGACTACCAATTGTAAATCAGGATAAGCAAGTGATAG GTATAGTTACCCGTGCTGATGTTCTTCGCGAGTTGGAAGGACTGCTGAAGATTTAG
- the LOC120646669 gene encoding uncharacterized protein LOC120646669 isoform X1 has protein sequence MGKQEQCKVYGSKTYVLKFDMHCQCNGCIKKINDGVKEISLSEEVERADLLIETGEVTVSGRMDPEKLCSLLHGVTKKYVEIVTQSTLSEGHTASSQENKNVYGQAPPAFPVTPSAPPLPEEAWSSGTVPSDRCWYRWSAPSSSYGVWTASDIAATLAMYEL, from the exons ATGGGAAAG CAGGAACAGTGCAAGGTTTATGGTTCGAAGACTTATGTTTTGAAGTTTGATATGCACTGCCAATGCAATGGTTGTATCAAGAAGATCAATGATGGGGTGAAGGAAATTAGCCTTTCAGAAG AGGTGGAGAGGGCTGATCTTTTAATAGAGACAGGAGAGGTGACAGTTTCTGGGAGAATGGACCCGGAGAAACTCTGTTCTCTGTTGCATGGGGTGACAAAGAAGTATGTGGAAATAGTTACTCAAAGCACCCTATCTGAAGGACACACTGCATCATCTCAGGAAAACAAGAACGTATATGGTCAG GCGCCTCCTGCCTTCCCCGTAACCCCGAGCGCCCCGCCGTTGCCGGAGGAGGCATGGAGCAGCGGGACGGTGCCTTCAGATCGATGCTGGTACCGGTGGTCGGCGCCCTCGAGCTCGTACGGCGTGTGGACTGCATCGGACATCGCCGCGACGCTGGCCATGTACGAGCTCTGA